In Pyrus communis chromosome 8, drPyrComm1.1, whole genome shotgun sequence, one genomic interval encodes:
- the LOC137741467 gene encoding uncharacterized protein, whose amino-acid sequence MKSVCPARPITSVPKFPPPSSTNISALVNVATPALNFRFSPHPIRRRNDLRKSQTAARSQFSSNPQSNEQEEDDPDAQVQDLVVPQHWLTPSKALEESEWLRATLHKWLDDEYCPEPTNAEISKVAAQSYYDSLLGKQTDLGEILLKMARELESISYQESFHGAFSSANAAVNLISQRIEQA is encoded by the exons ATGAAATCTGTGTGTCCAGCTCgaccaatcacatccgttccaAAATTTCCTCCACCCTCTTCCACGAATATCTCCGCTCTAGTCAATGTCGCTACGCCTGCGCTGAATTTCCGGTTTTCACCGCACCCGATTCGCCGTCGGAATGATCTCCGGAAGTCGCAAACTGCTGCAAGATCTCAGTTTTCCTCGAACCCACAGAGCAATGAGCAAGAAGAAGACGACCCAGATGCCCAAGTTCAAGACCTTGTGGTCCCACAACATTGGTTGACCCCCTCAAAGGCCCTGGAG GAATCAGAGTGGCTGAGGGCTACTTTGCACAAGTGGTTGGACGATGAGTACTGCCCGGAACCCACCAATGCCGAAATCAGCAAGGTTGCTGCTCAGTCCTACTACGATTCTTTACTCGGAAAACAGACGGATTTGGGTGAGATTCTGTTGAAGATGGCCAGAGAATTGGAATCCATTTCCTACCAGGAAAGCTTTCACGGCGCGTTCTCGTCAGCCAACGCGGCCGTGAATTTGATTTCCCAACGGATAGAGCAGGCCTAA